A single genomic interval of Cucumis sativus cultivar 9930 chromosome 7, Cucumber_9930_V3, whole genome shotgun sequence harbors:
- the LOC105436163 gene encoding uncharacterized protein LOC105436163 has product MEGEGSSEMEYTEIESSTDCFDSSILFNIINDVSAFVLYMHQQVPSTLQDMSIEFDTLHEEYKELGSELEQNELKASSRRKHTGRMREVRQGIKRMEKLMNSVSGFQVAIKSLISEAPNIEEVLLILGATPLRPQYVYEMCFSHKRFALRGADNFAKHKAAEVLSRKAIRTLISKDAGSVSYPGPTKLFLLVKAPSSFNLPLHFIPKREFRYSRKIVPFKLRFKCKAQIQQMKHPDHDRESQVGNSDDLTNSSVEDPIWFQCRHAIKGLAFNRPDED; this is encoded by the exons ATGGAGGGAGAAGGTAGCTCAGAAATGGAGTACACGGAGATCGAATCCTCCACCGATTGCTTCGACAGTTCCATACTCTTTAATATCATCAACGATGTCTCCGCCTTCGTCTTGTACATGCATCAACAAGTCCCTTC AACCCTACAAGATATGAGCATTGAATTTGACACTTTGCATGAAGAATACAAAGAGCTG GGAAGTGAACTGGaacaaaatgaactaaaagcATCGTCACGAAGAAAGCATACTGGCAGAATGAGGGAGGTCAGACAGGGAATTAAGAGAATGGAGAAGTTAATGAATTCAGTATCTGGTTTTCAAGTTGCCATCAAATCGTTGATTAGTGAGGCACCTAACATCGAAGAAGTCTTATTAATTCTTGGAGCAACCCCACTACGACCTCAATATGTTTATGAGATGTGCTTTTCACATAAAAGATTTGCGCTGAGAGGTGCAGATAACTTCGCCAAACACAAAGCAGCAGAAGTTCTTTCAAGAAAG GCTATTCGAACATTGATCTCAAAGGATGCTGGGTCTGTCTCATATCCAG GCCCTACTAAGTTGTTTCTATTGGTGAAGGCCCCTTCTTCTTTCAATCTGCCCTTGCACTTCATTCCAAAACGTGAATTCCGATATAGCAGAAAG ATAGTGCCTTTCAAACTACGATTTAAGTGCAAAGCCCAAATCCAGCAAATGAAACATCCTGATCATGATCGTGAATCTCAAGTTGGGAACTCTGATGACTTAACCAACTCTTCAGTAGAAGATCCAATCTG GTTTCAATGTCGACATGCAATCAAGGGGCTAGCATTCAATAGACCTGATGAAGATTGA
- the LOC101205132 gene encoding general transcription and DNA repair factor IIH helicase subunit XPD, with product MKFQLEDVTVYFPYDHIYPEQYAYMLELKRALDAKGHCLLEMPTGTGKTIALLSLITSYALSKPQNPVKLIYCTRTVHEMEKTLAELRLLHDYQVQQLGPRAQILAVGLSSRKNLCVNPNVLASESRDSVDAGCRKLTASWVRAMAAENPDVPTCEFFEQYEKAGSSAVLPPGVYTLQDLRAFGTKKGWCPYFLARHMVQFANVVVYSYQYLLDPKVASIISKEMQRESVVVFDEAHNIDNVCIEALSVSVRRQTIEGARRNLNKMRQEIERFKETDAGRLRAEYNRLVEGLAQRGNLPISDTWLSNPALPDDILKEAVPGNIRRAEHFIHVLRRLVQYLEGRLDTENVEKEGLVTFVGSIGSQAGIDQKTLKFCYDRLHSLMLTLEITDTDEFLHVQTICDFATLVGTYARGFSIIIEPVDERMPHIPDPVLQLSCHDASLAIKPVFERFQSVVITSGTLSPIDLYPRLLNFNPVVSRSFTMSLTRDCICPMVLTRGSDQLPVSTKFDMRSDLGVVRNYGRLLLEMVSAVPDGIVCFFVSYSYMDGIINSWNETGILKEIMQHKLVFIETQDVVETTLALDNYRKACDCGRGAVFFSVARGKVAEGIDFDRHYGRLVIMFGVPFQYTLSKILLARLEYLRETFQIKEGDFLTFDALRQAAQCVGRVIRSKADYGMMIFADKRYSRHDKRSKLPGWILSHLRDAHLNLSTDMALHIAREFLRKMAQPYDKAGSSGRKTLLSQEDLEKMSEANMNEMLY from the exons ATGAAGTTTCAATTAGAGGATGTCACAGTCTACTTCCCTTACGATCACATTTACCCTGAGCAGTACGCTTACATGCTCGAGCTGAAGCGAGCTCTCGACGCCAAGGGCCATTGTCTTCTCGAAATGCCCACCGGCACCGGAAAAACCATCGCCCTTCTTTCCCTTATCACCAGCTACGCCCTCTCCAAACCCCAAAACCCTGTCAAGCTCATCTACTGCACTCGCACTGTCCACGAAATGGAGAAGACCCTCGCTGAGCTCAGATTGCTTCATGATTACCAGGTTCAGCAGCTTGGACCTCGCGCTCAGATCTTGGCTGTGGGGCTTTCGTCCAGGAAGAATCTGTGTGTCAATCCGAATGTTTTGGCGTCGGAAAGTCGGGATTCTGTTGACGCTGGTTGTCGCAAGTTGACGGCGAGTTGGGTTAGGGCTATGGCGGCTGAGAATCCCGATGTTCCCACTTGTGAGTTCTTCGAGCAATATGAAAAGGCGGGTTCCAGTGCTGTGTTGCCGCCGGGGGTTTATACGTTGCAG GATCTGAGAGCTTTTGGGACAAAGAAGGGTTGGTGTCCTTACTTCTTGGCACGGCATATGGTACAGTTTGCAAATGTGGTAGTATATAGTTATCAATACTTGCTTGATCCCAAAGTGGCTAGCATTATATCCAAGGAAATGCAGCGAGAATCTGTAGTAGTGTTTGATGAGGCGCACAATATTGATAACGTGTGTATTGAAGCTCTTAGTGTTAGTGTGAGGAGGCAGACTATTGAAGGTGCCAGAAGAAATCTCAATAAAATGCGCCAGGAGATTGAGAG GTTCAAGGAAACTGATGCAGGTAGACTGCGAGCAGAATATAACAGGCTGGTGGAGGGTTTGGCACAAAGAGGAAACCTACCTA TTTCGGACACGTGGCTCTCAAACCCTGCTCTTCCAGATGATATTTTGAAGGAGGCTGTGCCTGGAAATATACGCCGAGCCGAACACTTTATACATGTATTGCGGAGATTGGTTCAGTATCTTGAAGGACGATTGGATACTGAAAATGTTGAGAAGGAAGGGCTTGTAACTTTTGTTGGCTCTATTGGTTCACAGGCTGGAATTGACcaaaaaactttgaagtttTGTTACGATCGTCTCCACTCCCTCATGCTGACACTTGAAATTACTGACACAGATGAATTTTTGCACGTACAGACTATATGTGATTTTGCAACACTCGTTGGAACATATGCACGAGGTTTCTCAATTATAATTGAGCCTGTTGATGAGAGAATGCCGCATATTCCTGACCCTGTACTGCAG CTTAGCTGTCATGATGCCTCACTTGCAATTAAGCCTGTGTTTGAACGATTCCAATCAGTTGTGATTACGTCTGGTACTCTGAGCCCAATTGATCTATACCCTCGTTTACTCAATTTTAATCCTGTGGTTAGCAGAAGTTTTACAATGTCCTTGACCAGAGACTGTATATGCCCAATGGTTCTCACTCGTGGCAG cGACCAGCTTCCAGTGAGTACTAAATTTGATATGAGAAGCGATCTTGGTGTAGTAAGGAATTATGGCAGGCTCTTGCTTGAGATGGTCTCAGCAGTCCCAGATGGGATAGTATGTTTCTTTGTCAGTTACTCATATATGGATGGCATTATTAATAGTTGGAATGAAACTGGCATCCTAAAG GAAATAATGCAGCACAAACTTGTATTCATTGAGACCCAAGATGTCGTTGAGACTACGCTGGCTCTTGACAATTACCGCAAAGCTTGTGATTGCGGGAGAGgtgctgtttttttttccgtAGCCAG GGGAAAAGTTGCTGAAGGTATAGATTTTGATCGACATTACGGACGATTGGTGATAATGTTCGGTGTTCCTTTTCAATACACATTAAGCAA aATTTTGCTTGCTCGGCTGGAGTATTTACGTGAGACATTTCAAATAAAGGAAGGggattttttaacttttgatgCTTTG AGACAAGCTGCACAATGTGTTGGTCGAGTTATCCGATCAAAGGCTGATTACGGAATGATGATATTTGCTGacaaaag GTATAGTCGTCATGATAAACGCTCAAAATTGCCTGGATGGATATTGTCACATTTACGTGATGCACACTTGAATTTGAGCACAGACATGGCTCTGCACATAGCTCGGGAG TTCCTAAGGAAGATGGCACAACCCTATGATAAGGCAGGGAGCAGTGGTAGAAAGACCTTATTGTCCCAAGAAGACTTAGAAAAGATGTCTGAAGCCAACATGAATGAGATGTTGTATTAA